A genomic window from Leptolyngbya sp. NIES-2104 includes:
- a CDS encoding helix-turn-helix domain-containing protein produces the protein MAGVTRIEIRETVAELEALIQQQRNPNLKERLQVLYLLKLPNAISIREIAKVVGRNRGSVQRWLSQYRRTDSQACSKLGTVRDDPK, from the coding sequence ATGGCAGGTGTTACCCGCATCGAAATCCGAGAAACCGTAGCAGAACTCGAAGCCTTAATTCAACAGCAACGCAATCCAAATCTAAAAGAGCGATTGCAAGTGTTGTACTTGCTGAAGTTACCAAATGCGATAAGCATTCGCGAAATTGCAAAAGTCGTCGGACGGAATCGAGGCAGCGTCCAACGCTGGTTGAGCCAGTACCGCAGAACGGACTCGCAGGCTTGCTCGAAACTCGGCACAGTCCGGGACGACCCCAAGTGA
- a CDS encoding glycosyltransferase family 39 protein produces the protein MLRLSGYTQRELISNVFTGTLMQIWDLNLYQSVHNDRTWLDTVRSLAIEDAQHPSLYYVLLRFWSERFRDSIAAIRSFSSLLSLLVLPAVYWLSLELFALPLAAWFAVALVCVSPLHVLTAQEVREYGFWTVTILLSSLLLLRAMRRPQRQTWISYAFSCTIGLYTFPMTVFVIVSHALYLGKMEAFQLSKTVKAFLLAIGGAAIAFLPWALVIWQSRQQIIDTNLWSSYPMTLIERWGNYGFNLALSFVAIPHAFSKLPHAEIAIRLWLTIPPVVLATIWISADALYFLMIKAPPAGSCCL, from the coding sequence TTGCTGCGACTTTCCGGCTACACTCAACGCGAACTGATTAGCAATGTGTTTACTGGGACGCTGATGCAGATTTGGGATCTGAACCTTTATCAAAGCGTTCACAATGACAGGACGTGGCTCGATACCGTGCGAAGTTTAGCGATCGAAGATGCTCAGCATCCGTCGCTGTATTATGTTCTCCTACGCTTCTGGAGCGAACGCTTCAGAGACTCCATCGCCGCGATTCGCAGTTTCTCCAGTCTCCTAAGCCTCTTGGTGTTGCCTGCCGTTTACTGGCTGAGCCTTGAACTATTCGCGCTCCCCCTGGCTGCGTGGTTTGCAGTGGCACTGGTCTGTGTATCTCCGCTTCACGTTCTCACTGCTCAAGAAGTTCGAGAATATGGATTCTGGACGGTGACCATTTTACTTTCGTCGCTGCTCTTACTGCGAGCAATGCGCCGCCCGCAGCGACAAACTTGGATCTCGTATGCTTTCAGTTGCACAATCGGGTTGTACACCTTTCCCATGACCGTTTTCGTTATAGTCAGCCATGCCCTGTATCTAGGGAAAATGGAAGCTTTCCAGCTAAGCAAAACGGTTAAAGCATTTCTGCTCGCCATCGGTGGCGCTGCGATCGCGTTTTTGCCCTGGGCACTCGTGATCTGGCAGTCGCGGCAGCAGATTATCGACACGAATCTCTGGTCGAGCTATCCAATGACCCTGATTGAGCGCTGGGGCAATTATGGGTTTAATCTGGCACTCTCCTTTGTGGCAATTCCGCATGCCTTTTCTAAGCTGCCTCACGCTGAGATTGCGATCAGGCTATGGCTCACCATTCCACCCGTCGTCCTGGCAACGATTTGGATCAGTGCTGATGCCTTGTATTTCCTAATGATCAAAGCACCGCCCGCTGGTTCCTGTTGTCTCTGA
- a CDS encoding helix-turn-helix domain-containing protein encodes MSGSVYSDQYQAFLQRLKAARRAAGLTQRDVATCLNVPQSYVSKCESGERRIDVIELTKFAELYQQSLDYFAYGHNDAADSQKRD; translated from the coding sequence ATGAGCGGCTCCGTGTATTCTGACCAGTATCAAGCCTTTTTACAACGACTGAAAGCGGCACGTCGCGCTGCTGGGCTAACGCAGCGGGATGTCGCCACCTGTCTGAACGTCCCACAATCTTACGTCTCGAAATGCGAATCGGGCGAGCGTCGGATCGATGTGATTGAGTTGACGAAATTTGCTGAGCTTTACCAGCAGTCTTTGGATTATTTTGCGTATGGGCACAACGATGCTGCGGATTCCCAAAAGCGGGATTGA